TTGCGGTCATAGTTGTGTATGTACTAGTAACATTTGCAACTTTCAAGTCTGTTAATGTTGATGTGATTGCAACTAAGGGGGATGATGCGATTCCATACTTAGTAACATCAGCCTTTGGTCAAATAGGCGGGAAAATTCTTTCAATTGGGATTATTATTTCAATTGCTGGGGCAATGAACGGTAAGTTAATGTCATTCCCACGGTTAATGTTTGCGATGGCGCGTGACCACGAATTGCCTTTCCACAAGCAATTGGGTTACTTGAATATGAAGTCGCAAGCCCCAACGCACGCTACGTTGGCAACCATGGGAATTGCACTATTTATGATTGTTTTCTCAAATGCCGACTGGTTATCAGCCAAAGCAATTTTCATCGTGTATGTTTTCTACGTGATGATTTTCGTGGGTATCTTCCTATTACGGAAACGTGAAGGCGTGGATAAAAGTAAGTTTACGGTGCCGTTGTATCCCCTGACACCAATTGTGGCAATTGTTGGTGCGGTCTTCGTGTTATATAACGAAGTGATTACCGATGTCGAAGGTGTCCTACTTTCATTAGGATTCGTCTTGCTGGGTGTGCCAGTGTATTACTGGAAAAAGCGGCAACAAAAGCGCGATGGTTTCGTGCGTGAAATTCGTAATCTTGAAGATGATGAAGAAGAAGCTGTTACAGAATAACGATATATTAAAAATCCCGATTTCTACCTTACTATGATAAGGAGAAATCGGGATTTTTTTTTGCAAGTGGATAGCCTGGGGATAAGTGGATTTGTGGATAAAAATAGCGCTAGAGGTTTTCCACAAGTGGATAACTCATAACGTTACTATTGGTTCTATTTTTTCATGCTACTGTGCTCTGTGGTTGGTAACTGTCTTTCGCTAGTTTGAGTATTATTCCTAACTAACGGAGTGTCGGTAAATTACTTGGCGGTCGCAGACTTTACACCGCGACTGGGGTGATATGTGTGTAACACATGTCGCCGCTGAGGATGAGATGAGGACTCTTGGGGATTTATTCCCCTAGGGTCCCAGCTTATCCGAGTTGTTCAAGACCGCACTTTGGCTTGAACATGAGCTTCCAGCGTGGTGCGCCAAGTAATTTACTGACACGTAGTGACCAAGTTTATTCAATCCCACGTCAGACGTAATAAAGCAACACTATTTCACTAAATAGACGCGTTCATCAATCAAATCAAAGGTGTGGTAATGGGCATTGAGTTCGGGGATTTCCTCGAGCGAAGCGGTTTGCCAGAATTCCTTTGAATCGGTTGCCCCGTTTTTTTCGCCAATAACGATGAAAGTAGCCGCGGGATACTGATTACGAATGGTGTTTAGTACATCCACATCGATGGTCACGCCATCTGGTGACCATGACATAATGATGTAAGTGACCGTTGCCCCGTATTTTTCAAGGGCTGCAAGGGCATCTAACGCTTCGATGTGCGTGACAGGCTGTGCACCAGTCGCGTTTTCTTGCTTCCAGCTAGTATCATCGGTCGCATAGACAACTTGTTTGGGATTGCGCGCGCGTAGTCCAGCCGAGATATAACCGTTACCTGCCATTAGTTCCAAGACGCTGCCACCAGCGGTATAAGTGCTTAAATCGCCTAAGAAGCTTGAATTGGTGTACGCCCACATGCCATAAGTTGTGGATAAGTAATCACGGAAGTCCCGTAATAATTTATCGAGCTTTGGTAAACCACTTGAGAGCTTATCCCATTCAAGATCACCTTGAGCATCCCCAGCAGGATAAATTGCGGCCAGCTTGGTGAAGATGGTATTTTGAATATCATCTGGTAATAGTAAAGGTGGTAATGGTTGTGGCGCCATTTTCTGACTGATTAAACGATCTGCTTGGAGCGCATTGTTAATCAGTAATTTAATTTGTGGGTAGTCGCTATACAAATCCGCAAAATATTGGAGTTGTTCAATGTAGGGTTTCACCACGCTTTGTTTAACTTGTTTTTTTAATTTCTTGAGTTGTTTTGGATTCATTAATTATGACCTATTATGAGAACAAATCGAGTTCTTCTTGGTGATCGATTGGAATAATGGCATCGCGGCCAGCTTTTCCGTGGACATAGCCATCGATTAGTTGGAAAATTTCATAGCGATCTTGATTATCAAGTGGTTCGTGGTTAAAAGTTAACCGACTACCTGATAAGAAGAGCATCGCAATATCAATTTCCTCGTGATCGATTTTACCAACTAGATAGTCTAGTGAAACGTTAAAGTATTCAGCTAACTTACGGACTTCAATATAGGAAGGAGTTCGGATACCACGTTCCCAGTTACCAATCTGCGATGAGGTATTAGGCTTTTCGTCTGAAGTAAGCTGTTCATTTAAAGCCTCGGCAAGGACTTCTAAAGTAATATGCCGTCCACGGCGCAAGGCGCGTAGTCGTTCTGGGAACATAGTGAACCTCCTAATGATTGTTGGTTATTTTACAAATTGCTCAGTGACATCTAAGAAGTCTTGGACGTCCTTAGCGACTAAGTCAGCACCAGCTTGCCAGAAATCTGGCTTGGTTAAGTCAACGCCGAGGTGCTTTTGGGCAAGGTCTTCGGTTGACATGTTGGCAGTATCTCGAAGCAAGGCGATGTATTGATCTTCAAAGTTTTCGGTCTTTTGTGCCTGAGCATAAATTCCTAAACTAAATAAGAACCCGAATGTGTAAGGGAAGTTATAGAAAGGTACATCATCAATGTAGAAGTGCAATTTACTTGCCCAGAAGTGTGGGTGCAATTTGTCGAGCGCGCCATCAAAGGCTTCTTCTTGGGCTTCGGTCATTAATTGATTTAATTCAGCTGGGGTGACCAGCTTTTGTTGGCGTAATTTGTAGAATTTATTTTCAAACAAGTAACGCGCATGAATATTCATCATCATTGCGACGGGGTTGTTTAGCTTGGCGTCTAACAAAGTAACGCGTTCAGCATCTGAAGTTGCGGCTTGCAGTTTAGCATCATTTACCACGAGTTCGGCAAATGTTGATGCAGTTTCGGCGACGTTCATCGCATAGCCACCACGCCAAAATGGTAAGTCAGTTAAGACTGAAGTGTGGAATGAGTGACCAAGTTCATGGGCAATCGTTGAGGCATCATTTGGCGAACCAGTGAACGTTAAGAAAATCCGTGATTCGCCAAGTTCAGGGACCGCTTCCATATAACCACCGGGTTGTTTTCCGGGGCGGTTTTCTGATTCAATCCAGTTGTTTTCAAAGGCCCGCTTAGCTAAAGCGGCCATTTTAGGTGAGAATTTGGCGAAATTAGCCATGATGAATTCAGCGGCATCGTCGTAGCTCAAGTCCTTAGCTTCAAAGTCACCAGCATGGATGGGCGCGTAAATATCTTGGAATCCGAGCGCTTCTTTACCCATGAGTTGGGCTTTCCGTACGAAATATTTTTTCAACATTTCTTTGTTCTTAGAAACAGTATCCCACATCGCGTCCAACGTTGCTTGGCTCATCCGGTTTAAGTGTAATGGTAATTTCAAGTAGTCTTTAGTGCCGTGAGCTTTGTAGTTAGTCAAACGGAAGCCAGCAAGGTGGTTCAATGTATCGCCCACTAAGCCTTCCGCATCGCCCCACATTTTTTCGTAACCGGCGAGTAAGTTTTCACGAACTTTGGCATCGGGATAACCTTCTAAGTGGTTTAACGCTTGCCCAGCTGAAATGGTTGTCGTAACCCCATTTTCATCAGTGAAAGGCATACTTAAGCCAGCAGCAATTGTGTCATAGTGGGAACTCCAAGCTGAGTAACCATCAAGTTCGAGTTGCGTAATCAAGTTTTCAGTGGCGTCATCGAGGAGTTCACCGGCTTCTTGGCGCATTTCGTTCAAGTTGAAAACAATTTCCTTTAACGCTGGAATCGCAATAATGGCCGCCCAATTGGTGGCGTCGATGTTGGCTAGCAGCTTTTTGAATTTTGCTGAAGGATCAGCGTATTGCGCTTTTAAGTTATCGACTTCGGCATTTTTAGCGGTTAAATTTGTGTTTGAGAAATCATCAGAAATCAACGCACTCACGAAGACTGATACTTGTAATAAGCCGGCTTCGATAGTTTGGGCTTCGTTAGTTAACGCAACGAAGGTGGCAAATGCTGGTGCGTCAGCTGTGACATCAAAATTTTGAATGGTTGTGCTAAAATCTTGAATTTGCAGCGCAATTAAGCTCATTTTATCTGCAAGTTGGGGTGAATCAACACCGCCAGGGAAAATGCTGTCAAGATCCCAGTTTTGTGAGTAGGTCATGTATGGTTCCTCCATCGTATATATAAGTATTATTATAACATTTTAATATTATTAAGGCTTGGGAAAACATGGCGCTAATAAACGAATAGTGGTAGAATTATCCATTATATTGTTAATGGTGTTAATTAGTTAGCGTGCATGGATTTAATAATTAGTAGCTTTGATAGTTTACAGGGAAGGCTACTACCACTGCGTACCGGTAAATCACTTGGTGCACCACGGAATTAGCAGCAATTAAATAACAAAAACATAGAAATTATTGAAGTGAGGATAGAGATTGTGGCTAAGGGAAAAAAGAAGATGCGCACTGGTAAAAAGGTTTGTATTTGGATAGCAAGTATTGTTGGTGTTTTGGTCGTTATTTTATTTGCGGCGGGGATGTATTTCTTCCATGTGGCTGAAGTCCGGGCACCAAAGTCATTTATTAATAGTACGCCAATGGCTAAGTCTAACCCTGCCTATGCGTATCGGGAATCATTTTCAAAACTTAAGAAGCAAACTTGGTACCAAACGACACCAGGTGGTTTGAAGTTGGATGCTTGGTATGTGCCAGCTGCTAAGACGACGAATAAAACGGCCGTGATTGCTCATGGATTTGACGGAAATAAGGAAAAGATGGCCGAATACGGGGAAATGTTCCACCGTCTCGGTTACAACGTCTTAATCCCAGATGATCGGGCTGCCGGTGCTTCGCAAGGTAACTTGATTGGCTATGGCTGGACTGACCGTAAAGATTACGTTCGCTGGATTAACCAAGTTATCCAAAAGAATGGAGATTCGAATATTATTATGTTTGGGGTCTCAATGGGTGGGGCAACCACGATGATGACGTCTGGTGAAAAGCTGCCAAGTAACGTGAAAGCGTTCATTGAAGATTGTGGTTACGACAACGTCTACAACGAAACGGCGTACCAAGCTGGGGAATTATACAACTTACCTGGGTTCCCATTGGTAAACATTGTATCCGCAATTTCAAAGGTGCGCGCTGGGTACAGTTACTTTGAAGCTAGTTCCGTTAAGCAATTACACAAAAATAAGCGCCCAATGTTCTTTATTCATGGGGCAAAAGATGATTTTGTGCCAACTAAGATGGTTTACAAAAACTACGCTGCCACTAAGGGACCTAAGGAATTATGGATTGTGAAGGGTGCAAAACACGCGAAGTCATTTGAAACTAATCCCGCGGTTTACCAAGCCAAAGTAGCTACCTTCTTGGCAAAGTACGATAAATAAGTGCTGACAAATTTAAATGTAGTAAGTGAATAACGTGAAGCTCGGCAGATAATTAAAATCTGCCGAGCTTTTTCACAGTTTAGGCAAAATTGTTCATTAGAATAGCAAAAGGTGAAATTCACGGGACTAGCAAAATTGCTGTCAATTGAGAATTTTAGGAAGTGATGGAGGAGTAAATACTTGGCGCAGACAGAAAAAAATGTTCCGAAAGTTAAAGTCCCACGGCAAGTTATCTTAGCCATCGTCGCAACCGGCATCATGTCGTTTGCGGGAATTATGAGTGGCACATCAATGAATGTGACTTTTCCGACAATTATGGAAGAGTTTCAGATCAATATTGCCACGGTGCAATGGGTGACGACCGCTTATTTATTAGCCGTGTCACTAATTATGACGACTTCGGCATATTTCAAAGCCATTTTAGCGCCGCGAAAAATATTCATTATGGGATTTATTGCTTTTCTGCTGGGGGTTTGCACCTCAGCATTGGCGCCAACGTTTGCTATTTTATTGGTTGGACGGATTATTGCAGGTGTCGGAACTGGGTTATTAATGCCGTTGATGTTCAATATTATTTTGACGGGTGTGCCACTAAGCCGGATTGGAACATTTATGGGGATTGGCTCAATGATTCTGCAGATGGCACCGGCATTTGGTCCGACCGTTAGTGGAACCATGACATATTATGCTAATTGGCGCTATATCTTCTGGGTATTAATTCCAGTTGCTTTGATTGCTTTTGTCATTGGCTTACGCAACATTGCGACTACGCAGCCTAAAATTGCTAAGCCAGTCCAGTTCGATTTCTTACGTTTTGGGCTACTAGGTGGAACGTACTTCGCTTTGTTGTATGGTCTCGCTTCAATTGGTGAATATGGTGGGATTGGGATCCAATTTATTGTGCCACTCCTGATTGCAATTGGTTTAATGACGATATTTATTAAGCGCTCGCAAGTGGCAACGAAGATGTTTTTGAATGTACAAGTATTTAAGCATAAGGCTTTTATTTACAGCCTTTTGATTTATATGGTCATTCAGTTTTCTAATCTGGGCCTAAATTTCATGCTACCAAACTTTGGTATTATCGCTTTAGGGATGTCAGTATTATTTGCAGGCTTAATGTTATTGCCGGGGAGTTTGATTGGTGCCTTGGTTGCGCCAGCTTTTGGACGGATGTTAGATACACTTGGTGCACGTAAGCCACTCTATCTAGGTAATGGGATTTTTACAGTGACCTTCGCCTTGTTTGTGTTATTGGGTAATTATATGTCTGCTGGGGTAATTACAATCTTGTATCTCATGTTTACGTTGGGACGTAGTATGATATTTGGTAATTCAATGGCCAATGGCTTGCGCCAATTACCAGCAGAAATCCGACCAGACGGCAATGCAATTTTTAATACCGCACAGCAAATTGCCGGTGCACTGGGTACAACGGTAATGTCATTATTCATGACGACAGGGAGTGGCGCACCAGATACGGTGGCGTATTTTGGGAGCGTCAAAGCCTGGATGTTCTTAATGTGTCTTGGCTTAGTGAATTTTGTCTTCTTGAGTAAGATTTTTAAATATTCAAATAAGTGAGCTAGGACTATTGATGATTGCGTGGCCAATCACGAATATCTTTTTCTTCGTGATTAGCTTTATTCCAAGTAAGAATAATTGGCTCAATTTCGTCTGACGTGGAATTTATAAAATGTGATGAGATGTATGATGCCACTGCGTGCCTGAAAATCACATTGTGCACCGAGATGGAAGCACATGCCCAAGCCACGTGCTTATGCCTGAGGTACGGCAACGCAAAACATTCCAGCAGTTTGTTTTCAACAAACAACTGAATCTAATCAAAAACCGATTAGATTAGCCTTCCAGGCTGAATGTCTGTCTTGGGCAATTCGGGATAGCTGGCAGTCTAATGGCTAAAGCCAAAAGACTGCTCACATTTGTAGCTACGCTGGACAAATAAGGCCCGGTCGGCTCTACCCTCAGCGACAAACCTGACACATGGTGTCACGTCCCATTTCGGTGTAAAGCCTGGCGGCCACAATGTGATTTTCAGTCACTCCGCTAGATAAGCGTTGAACTATTGATTACCGCTAAACTTGCAGCGATAAGGATTACGGGGATACTGCTAGTCAGACTGCCTGCTCAAACTAACGAAGAGGCTGGAAACAGGCTGGACTTTAGCTCGCACCGTGATGGCATAATCAGTAACGGGTTTCGTTACTGATTATGGATTTGTGAAGATGGTTACCGCGTTAGCGAACCAAGCTTCGCAAACATTTGAAGACCGCACTGTGGCTTCAAATGCTTGTCTTCCATCACGGTGTCCAGACTGGTTCCAGCCTCGTAGTGGAAATCAATCTGAGACACATATCCAAATTCCACGCTAGAAAAATTTTAGCCGAATAATTAAATAAGTATGTTAGCTGGAGCTAGGACTAAATTTGTCTTAGCTCTTTTTAATGCAGTCAAGGTATTGCGGATTTTATAGGAGAAGCATGTAAAATATTTCAGCGTGTTAAAGAAATATGTTAAAGTGAAAAGATAATATTTTAATCAAAAAGGGGATGAGTACATTGGCAAGTAACCAATTTAACGATGAAAAAGTTCCAACCCGCGTAATCCTGGCAATCGCTGGTGCCGGCGTGTTATCGTTCACGGGGATTCTTAGTGAAACATCATTGAACGTGACATTTCCTCACTTGATGCACGAATTTGGGGTCAACATTGCGATGGTGCAATGGGTAACGACGGCCTATCTGTTGGCAGTGTCCTTAGTGATGACAACTTCGGCTTTCTTCAAAGCAACGCTCTCATCACGCCGGATCTTCTTGATGGGCTTTATTTCCTTTATTGCTGGTGTGTTTATTTCAGCTTTAGCACCGACATTTCCGATTTTGATTCTGGGACGGTTGGCGTCCGGTGTTGGGACGGGGTTCTTGATGCCGTTAATGTTTAATATCATCTTAACGAGTGTGCCTATCCGCCGAATTGGGACTTACATGGGAATCGGTGCGATGATTTCGTCAATGGCTCCAGCATTTGGCCCGACTTTTGGTGGGACGATGGCGTACTACTCTAACTGGCGTTATATTTTCTGGATTTTGGTGCCAATTGCGTTAATTGCGTTTGCGATTGGGATTAAAAACATTTCAAATACGAAACCAGCTAGTACCAAGCCATTGCAGTTCGACTTTACCCGGTTTGGCCTGCTTGGGGCGACTTATTTCTTGATTTTATACGGTCTGGCATCAGTTGGCGCCGAAGGTAAAGTTGGTGTGCAATTTTTTGTCCCATTAGGAATTGCGTTAGTGTTAATTGCAATTTTTATTCGCTTATCGCAAACGGCAACGCGGATGTTCTTGAATATTCGGATTTTCAAAAATAAAGCGTTTGTGTACAGTGTCATTATTTATATGATTGTGCAATTTTCTAACTTGGGAATGAACTTCATGCTACCAAACTTTGGGCAAATCGTGCTTGGTGCGACGTCGTTGTTTGCGGGGCTAATGTTGTTTCCCGGTAGTGTGGTCGGTGCAGTGGCAAACCCATTGTTTGGCCGCATGCTAGATAAGATGGGACCCAAAAAACCGTTGTATCTTGGTAATACGATTTTCACAGTGTTACTGATTGCTTTTGCGTTAGCGGGTACACACTTATCGATTCTGTCAGTGATGGTCTTCTACCTACTCTTCACGATTGGCCGTAGTATGACTTACGGTAATGTGATGGCCAATGGGTTGCGTGAGATTCCTGCTGAATTACGACCTGATGGAAATGCTATTTTTAATACTTTCCAACAAATCGCCGGTGCGTTAGGAACTACGGTGATGTCATTATTTATGACAATGGGACCGGGCAGTGAACGAGTTAATGCGCAAGATGGTAGTATCCGGGCATGGATATTCTTAGCGTTGCTAGGGCTATTGAATTTCTGGTTATTAAGCCAAGTCTTCAAGCATGGTAACAATGAAATTCCAGCAACCGCCGAGTAAAAATACGAACAAAATAAAGGAAGTGGGGCAAAAGGTGATTTGCAACCTTGATATAATGAAACTTAATTCGTCAGCGATAGCGAGCGTGGTGATGAATTAAGTGAGTTATATCAACGGTTACAGCCTTTTGTCCCACGTTAATAAGCCGAATTTCTACCTTACTAAGATAAGGAGAAATTCGGCTTATTTTGCAGGCTGGACAATTTATGTCCCAGCCCCTTTTACTGTAGGAGCGATATTCAATTTTAGGTGGAGACTAGGCTGCTACACCGAGAAGCGAGCTATGTTCGGGAAAAGTTTGCCGGAACAAAGCGTTTAAGCTGTACATTTTACGCACACCATTAACACTGAGGCGGACATATAGGTAACCGCGCCCGTGGACTGTTGCACGTAGTGACTTGAACTTGCGGACATGGCCGCTTTCATCAACTGATTCTAAGCGAAATACTTCACCGGCAGGGTTCATGCCGTAGGTACCTTCAAATCCAGGAATAGTTCGTAATTTTGTCATGTATTAGTCTCCGTAATCGATTTTGTTCGTGTGCAAGTGGTAAAACACGAATGATTTCTTAACCACAAGATTTATTATAAAGTAAATACGAACAATTGCAAGTGATGCGCCTAAAAAGATACATGTTTTACGTGAAATTAACACTGAAGCGGGGCGAAAGGCGATTAGAAATCGATTGTTCGTAAATAGGCCTGATTTCTACCTTACACTACAATAAGGAGAAATCAGGCCTATTTTTCGAGCTGGATAATTTATGTCTCAGCTCGATTATTATTTACCGGTTGCTTGTGCGCCGGCATCTTTTGGTAAGGTTAGTATTTCAAATAATGGGTATAACGAAATTACAGCGAGGATTAAAAACGTCCATTTGAAAGCACTGGCGGTATTAAACAAATTGCCAAAACCAGCTAGTCCGGCTGCCGCAAAACCAATTCCGAGCGCCTGTGACAAATTCTGAGCTACCGATGAAAGAGTATTCGCAGAGTTTTTTTGCTCCCGCGATAGATCGGCAAAACTTAAGCCATTATAGGCGGTCAATGCTAATGAACGGCCAACCCCAGACACAAGGGCCGCAAACATAATCCAGAATGCGGGAGTGTTTGGGGTGACAAAGGCTAAGCCAATCGTGGCGAGAAAGGCCAAGCCTAACGCAATAACGATTGCGCCACGATATGAGAACTTTTGAATAATTGGGGTAGTAAAGGGCTTGATACCAATGTTACCAACGAAGATGAACAGGACGTAGGTTCCAGCGCGGGCAGCTGACCAGTGGAATGAAGTCTGGAGCATTAACGTCAACATATATGGCAAGGCCCCAATTGTCATCCAAAAGATTGAACCACCGGTTTGAAAGACCCGAAAAGTTGGAATTTTGAGCGCTTCTAGTGAGAATAAGGGATGCTTAACACGTCCTAAATGGCGGAAGGCAAACATTCCAATTGCGATTGCCACGATGAAGAGAACGATAACTAGGGTTTTGGATACAGCAGCATTTGTAATCAATTCCGAAGCTATCAAAACACCAGCCGCCGCGAGCCCGACTAGAATAAATCCCAAGGCATCAAAAGGTGCCGGCTTTGGTGATTGGTCATCGACAATTGTTTTACGACCAATCAAAATAATTGCGATACCGATGGGCACGTTGATTAAGAATATCCAATGCCAAGTTGTATAAGTTACGATGAGGCCACCAAGTAATGGGGCGATAACTGGTGCCATGAGTGCCGGCCATACTAAAAACGAAATCATCTTCAAGAGGTCGCGGGGTTCGGTTTGTTCGAGCACGATTAAACGCCCAACGGGAACCATCATGGCACCCGCGATACCTTGAAAGATCCGCATTGTTAGTAAGAAACCAAAACTTGGGCTTAAGGCGCTTAATAGGGAGCTAATCGCAAAGATACCAACGGCCGTAATAAAGAGGCGTTTTCGTTGCCAGATAGTCGCAAGCCACCCACTCAAAGGAATGAAGATGGCGACGGCGAGCATATAGGTACTAACTAATAAACTGGTGGTACTACTTGCAACGTGAAAGTCACGACTAAGAGTTGGTAAGGCAGTCGTAATAATAGTTCCATCAAGAACTTCCATGAAAAGGCTCGCAGCAATCACGAGGGCAGTTTTGATTCGAGAGGGCATGATTTATTACCTCGATTTAATGAAAAGAACTTACCATTTTTGGCAAGTTCCAGCAATGTTACTTATTAGCAATGATTTTGATTGTGTTATCTTCAAAATCTTTAATCGTAAAGACGACTTTTTGGCCTTCTTCAACGGGTTCGCCAACTTGGGTCACGTAATAACTTGCTAAGTGGTTAGCAAGTTCAGCTTGATGATCTTTAACGGTTAAAGTGAGTTCAGTTGGTTCAGCATTTTCATCTAAAACTAAACGTTCTTGTTGCAAGATGAGATGTTCAAAATTTTCGTGTTCAACAACGGGAATGTCAAATACTTCGTGAAAGAACCGAAATTCACGCGCAGCATTCTTAACTGGAATTGTGTGGGTACTAATAGTTTTTGGTTTCATGGGACGGCTCCTTCTATAACAAATAATATGTAAAATAACCGTTGACTAGTATACCATTTTCAGCTCGGAATGGCGTCCTTTTGGTGGGGGATAAGTCGCAAGTTGACCCAAAATCTGCTATAGTTATTAGAAGTATTTTTTTGCACACGTCGGAACTTGCGATTTATCCGCATTCCGTTTCAAGTCCGAAAGAGGGTAGAAATGGCATTATTAGAAGTCAGCGACTTATCAATGAGTTATGCTGAAAAGAAATTGTATGAAGATGCTGAATTTCAGCTGAACAAAGGTGAACACATGGGGATTGTCGGCCAAAATGGGGCTGGTAAATCAACGTTAATCCGCATTTTAACTGGGCAAACGTTACCTTTGAATGGGAAAATTAAATGGCAAAATAACATCCGCGTCGGGTATTTGGATCAATACGCTGATATTCCAGCGGGGATGACTTTGATTGATTTCTTACACACGGCGTTTGCAGAGTTATTCGCCAAAGAAAAAGAAATGACCGAATTGTACACGGAGTACGCGAATACCCTGGAAGACAAATATTTGGACCGGGCCGGGCGCTTGCAAGAACAATTGGATGCCCGTGATTTTTACAATATTGAAACTGAAATCGAACGCGTCATTAGCGGGTTGGGTTTGAATTCAATTGGGCGTGATCACATTATTAGTGAAATGTCAGGTGGGCAACGTTCTAAAATTATTTTAGCGAAGCTGTTGCTAGAAAATGATGACGTCATTATTCTGGATGAACCAACGAACTACTTGGATACGAGTCACATCGAGTGGTTAATTGATTACCTCCAAAATTTCGAAGGCGCTGCGATTGTAATTTCCCATGACTATGACTTCTTAGAACAAGTTACTAATTCAATTGCGGATGTTGGTTTAGGAAAAATCACCAAGTACCGTGGGAGTTTCCAACAAGCCATGCGACAAAAAGAAGAACGTAAAGTTTCACAACAACGCGCATTTGAACAACAACAAGTGGTAATTGAAAAAGCCCAAAAGTTCATTTCAAAAAACAAAGCAGGTTCAAAATCAAACCAAGCCAAGTCACGTGAAAAAATGTTGGATAAACTTGAACGGGTAACGCCGCCGGACGATAACATGCGAGCTTCGTTTGATTTCCCATACCTCGATACAGGTTCACAGAATGCCCTTGCAGTTAATGAAATCTCCGTGGGTTATGTGACCCCATTGCTTTCACCAGTAACATTTACGATGACTCATGGTGAAAAAGTCGTGTTCAAGGGTTTTAACGGGGTTGGTAAATCAACGTTAATCAAGTCAATTCTGGGGGTTATTCCAGCTTTGTCAGGGGATGCCGAATTTTCACCATCGGCCCACGTTAATTACTTTGATCAGGATTTGGAATGGGATGACGATAGCATGACACCGCTAGAAGTAATGCGTGATGCGTTCCCATTACTGGAACCAAAGACAATTCGGACACGCCTTGGGGCAGCCGGGATTAATGCGGCCAATGCGATGAAGGAAATGCGGCTCTTATCTGGTGGTGAACAAACTAAGGTTAAGATTGCGTTGATGGAACTGACACCAGCTAATTTCTTGATTTTAGATGAACCAACGAACCACTTGGATGACGAAACCAAGGACGGCTTGAAGAAGGCATTGAAAAAATTCCCAGGCAACCTAATTTTAGTTTCGCACGAGGAATCCTTCTACAAAGACTGGATCACCAAGGAGCTCAACGTAGAAAGCCTAT
This is a stretch of genomic DNA from Periweissella cryptocerci. It encodes these proteins:
- a CDS encoding MFS transporter, producing the protein MPSRIKTALVIAASLFMEVLDGTIITTALPTLSRDFHVASSTTSLLVSTYMLAVAIFIPLSGWLATIWQRKRLFITAVGIFAISSLLSALSPSFGFLLTMRIFQGIAGAMMVPVGRLIVLEQTEPRDLLKMISFLVWPALMAPVIAPLLGGLIVTYTTWHWIFLINVPIGIAIILIGRKTIVDDQSPKPAPFDALGFILVGLAAAGVLIASELITNAAVSKTLVIVLFIVAIAIGMFAFRHLGRVKHPLFSLEALKIPTFRVFQTGGSIFWMTIGALPYMLTLMLQTSFHWSAARAGTYVLFIFVGNIGIKPFTTPIIQKFSYRGAIVIALGLAFLATIGLAFVTPNTPAFWIMFAALVSGVGRSLALTAYNGLSFADLSREQKNSANTLSSVAQNLSQALGIGFAAAGLAGFGNLFNTASAFKWTFLILAVISLYPLFEILTLPKDAGAQATGK
- a CDS encoding lactoylglutathione lyase, which gives rise to MKPKTISTHTIPVKNAAREFRFFHEVFDIPVVEHENFEHLILQQERLVLDENAEPTELTLTVKDHQAELANHLASYYVTQVGEPVEEGQKVVFTIKDFEDNTIKIIANK
- a CDS encoding ABC-F family ATP-binding cassette domain-containing protein, whose protein sequence is MALLEVSDLSMSYAEKKLYEDAEFQLNKGEHMGIVGQNGAGKSTLIRILTGQTLPLNGKIKWQNNIRVGYLDQYADIPAGMTLIDFLHTAFAELFAKEKEMTELYTEYANTLEDKYLDRAGRLQEQLDARDFYNIETEIERVISGLGLNSIGRDHIISEMSGGQRSKIILAKLLLENDDVIILDEPTNYLDTSHIEWLIDYLQNFEGAAIVISHDYDFLEQVTNSIADVGLGKITKYRGSFQQAMRQKEERKVSQQRAFEQQQVVIEKAQKFISKNKAGSKSNQAKSREKMLDKLERVTPPDDNMRASFDFPYLDTGSQNALAVNEISVGYVTPLLSPVTFTMTHGEKVVFKGFNGVGKSTLIKSILGVIPALSGDAEFSPSAHVNYFDQDLEWDDDSMTPLEVMRDAFPLLEPKTIRTRLGAAGINAANAMKEMRLLSGGEQTKVKIALMELTPANFLILDEPTNHLDDETKDGLKKALKKFPGNLILVSHEESFYKDWITKELNVESLSLKGK
- a CDS encoding MFS transporter, coding for MASNQFNDEKVPTRVILAIAGAGVLSFTGILSETSLNVTFPHLMHEFGVNIAMVQWVTTAYLLAVSLVMTTSAFFKATLSSRRIFLMGFISFIAGVFISALAPTFPILILGRLASGVGTGFLMPLMFNIILTSVPIRRIGTYMGIGAMISSMAPAFGPTFGGTMAYYSNWRYIFWILVPIALIAFAIGIKNISNTKPASTKPLQFDFTRFGLLGATYFLILYGLASVGAEGKVGVQFFVPLGIALVLIAIFIRLSQTATRMFLNIRIFKNKAFVYSVIIYMIVQFSNLGMNFMLPNFGQIVLGATSLFAGLMLFPGSVVGAVANPLFGRMLDKMGPKKPLYLGNTIFTVLLIAFALAGTHLSILSVMVFYLLFTIGRSMTYGNVMANGLREIPAELRPDGNAIFNTFQQIAGALGTTVMSLFMTMGPGSERVNAQDGSIRAWIFLALLGLLNFWLLSQVFKHGNNEIPATAE